A portion of the Cervus elaphus chromosome X, mCerEla1.1, whole genome shotgun sequence genome contains these proteins:
- the LOC122688975 gene encoding heat shock transcription factor, X-linked member 3-like, which yields MASQSSHESHTALLAPLTYGEPTTGDPCDSSSDLIIDSGEALEKQGDQPESPDPGLHDNLPPQGPKPEMANKEENNAVLGLSFPRKLWRIVEDAAFTSVRWNDEGDMVVIEADLFQTEVLQRRGADQIFETESIKGFIRELNLYGFSKIRPSCHSAGKKMMIYRNSNFQRDKPLLLQNIPKRKKRVMSTRHSPQLHHNQRTQEVGKKVQKGTPPARRTPRRRSSGLFRICSMCGVAGQARVKHLRSKQGGPSGKGTSNSAMSVRPATSGRKSTGKMPKSPPDYDSVMALYNTCYSMLMAALAGRAPNEAPEAE from the exons ATGGCTAGTCAGAGTTCCCACGAGTCACACACAGCCCTGCTGGCCCCATTAACTTATGGGGAGCCCACAACAGGGGACCCCTGTGATTCCTCCTCAGATCTAATTATTGATTCAGGGGAGGCGTTGGAGAAACAGGGTGACCAACCTGAGAGCCCCGATCCAGGCCTCCATGACAATCTGCCCCCACAGGGCCCAAAGCCAGAAATGGCCAACAAGGAAGAGAACAACGCCGTCCTCGGGCTGTCCTTCCCCAGGAAGCTCTGGAGGATCGTGGAGGATGCGGCCTTCACCTCTGTGCGCTGGAATGATGAGGGAGACATGGTGGTCATCGAGGCAGATCTCTTCCAGACAGAGGTCCTCCAGCGCAGAGGTGCGGACCAGATCTTCGAGACAGAAAGCATCAAGGGCTTCATCCGTGAACTGAACCTGTATGGTTTCAGTAAAATTCGCCCTTCGTGTCACTCTGCAGGGAAGAAGATGATG atctATCGCAACTCCAATTTTCAGAGGGACAAACCTCTCCTCCTGCAGaacatcccaaagagaaagaagcGAGTGATGTCAACCAGACACTCTCCTCAACTCCATCACAACCAGCGCACCCAAGAGGTGGGCAAGAAAGTCCAGAAGGGAACCCCACCTGCTCGCAGAACCCCCAGGCGACGATCATCTGGGCTCTTTCGCATTTGCTCTATGTGCGGTGTAGCCGGGCAGGCCAGGGTAAAGCATCTCCGCAGCAAGCAGGGTGGCCCCAGTGGAAAGGGCACGTCCAACAGTGCCATGTCTGTACGCCCAGCTACTTCTGGGAGGAAGAGTACTGGGAAAATGCCCAAGAGCCCCCCAGATTATGATTCAGTGATGGCTCTGTACAACACCTGTTACTCCATGCTGATGGCAGCCCTTGCCGGCAGAGCCCCAAACGAGGCCCCTGAGGCAGAGTAG
- the LOC122688968 gene encoding 60S ribosomal protein L3-like has translation MSHRKFSAPRHGSLGFLPRKRSSRHRGKVKSFPKDDSSKPVHLTAFLGYKAGMTHIVREVDRPGSKVNKKEVVEAVTIVETPPMVIVGIVGYVETPRGLRTFKTIFAEHISDECKRRFYKNWHKSKKKAFTKYCKKWQDVDGKKQLERDFSSMKKYCQVIRVIAHTQMRLLPLRQKKAHLMEIQVNGGTVAEKLDWARERLEQQVPVNQVFGQDEMIDVIGVTKGKGYKGVTSRWHTKKLPRKTHRGLRKVACIGAWHPARVAFSVARAGQKGYHHRTEINKKIYKIGQGYLIKDGKLIKNNASTDYDLSDKSINPLGGFVHYGEVTNDFVMLKGCVVGTKKRELTLRKSLLVQTKRRALEKIDLKFIDTTSKFGHGRFQTVEEKKAFMGPLKKDRIAKEEGA, from the coding sequence ATGTCTCACAGAAAGTTCTCCGCTCCCAGGCACGGGTCCCTGGGCTTCCTGCCTCGGAAGCGCAGCAGCCGGCACCGCGGGAAGGTGAAGAGCTTCCCCAAGGATGACTCTTCCAAGCCCGTGCACCTCACCGCCTTCCTCGGCTACAAGGCTGGCATGACCCACATTGTGAGGGAGGTCGATAGGCCAGGGTCCAAGGTGAACAAGAAGGAAGTTGTGGAGGCTGTGACCATCGTGGAGACTCCGCCCATGGTGATTGTGGGCATCGTGGGCTACGTGGAAACACCCCGAGGCCTCCGGACCTTTAAGACCATCTTTGCTGAGCATATCAGCGACGAGTGCAAAAGGCGCTTCTACAAGAACTGGCATAAATCTAAGAAGAAGGCCTTCACCAAATACTGCAAGAAGTGGCAGGACGTAGATGGCAAGAAGCAACTGGAGAGGGACTTCAGCAGCATGAAGAAGTATTGTCAGGTCATCCGTGTCATTGCCCACACCCAGATGCGCCTGCTTCCTCTGCGCCAGAAGAAGGCCCACCTCATGGAGATCCAGGTGAACGGAGGCACTGTGGCTGAGAAACTGGACTGGGCCCGCGAGAGGCTTGAGCAGCAGGTCCCTGTCAACCAAGTATTTGgccaggatgagatgattgatgTCATTGGGGTGACCAAGGGCAAAGGCTACAAAGGGGTCACCAGCCGTTGGCACACCAAGAAGCTACCCCGTAAGACCCACCGAGGGCTGCGCAAGGTTGCCTGTATTGGGGCTTGGCATCCCGCCCGGGTGGCCTTCTCTGTGGCTCGGGCTGGGCAAAAAGGCTACCATCACCGCACTGAGATCAACAAGAAGATCTACAAGATTGGTCAGGGCTACCTCATCAAGGACGGCAAACTGATCAAGAACAATGCCTCTACTGATTACGATCTGTCTGACAAGAGCATCAACCCTCTGGGCGGCTTTGTCCACTACGGTGAGGTGACCAATGACTTCGTCATGCTCAAAGGCTGTGTGGTGGGAACCAAGAAGCGAGAGCTCACTCTGCGCAAGTCCTTGCTGGTGCAGACCAAACGCCGGGCCCTGGAGAAGATTGACCTCAAATTTATTGACACCACTTCCAAATTTGGTCACGGTCGCTTCCAGACTGTGGAGGAGAAGAAAGCCTTTATGGGACCACTTAAGAAGGACCGAATTGCCAAGGAAGAAGGGGCCTAA